Part of the Fundulus heteroclitus isolate FHET01 chromosome 20, MU-UCD_Fhet_4.1, whole genome shotgun sequence genome, CTTGAATGCTCTGGTTTCTGCTCCTCGCAGTCACTTTATATCATATGTACTATTGGTCAAATTACAGGCAAGACTTCTTGAGCTGCATCGAGGTAGCAACCGCAGAGGCTGAGTGTTGTTCCTGTGGAGACCGCTCTGAGTCCTCTGTGATGATGTATAAAATGTGTAGAATAATGAACATTTATTGTTCCCATCAACAGAACTCTTGATGGGATTTTCCCCCCTGTAAATGCTATGCAAACCAACAACTTAACTTAAAAATTACAAACTGAAAttacttctgcttttaaataagATATCCCTATCTGTCCTAATGTCAGATTAGGAGCCTGTTCTCTTAAGAACACCCAAGAACAGGCAAAGTTACTCATGGCTGTGGTTCAAATGTAAACTAGAGTTGTTGCCAATTGCACACATATTTACATTGTTCATTCCACCGTTCCGCAAACGTTCCTTTACGTTTCATATGCAGCATCAGGTTGGTATATTTGCCCATTTACCAATAAACTAACAGGGATAAACAGTCTTGAAATCACCCTCAGTaccctcagtttttttaagttattgtgAAGCAATGTAAGAACGAAAAAATGTCCTATTGCCTGTACTTTAAAGGAagacaaagacaaactgaaatGTCTATGACATGACTAAGCAACTAAAGCACTTAAAAGAAGTTTGAAATTAAAACCTTCTAAACTTTGTTTTTGAGGGCTGTTATGCGATTCTTGACATAAAACTTAATAGCTAGCCAATTTCGGTGTCTGAGTGCAACAGGTTCCTGTTTTAGACACATCTCACAATCAGTCTTCCCTGGAACACGACATGTGTTGATGAATGGCATCAAGTGCTTTTCAACTGCAAGGATCTCTGCTTTCTCCCAAGTTCTCCTCTTAGATGGCTGGCGACCTGTAAAACCAAAGTTAATaatacatgtaaaataaattcaggcctgacacacacacacacacatatatatatatatatatatatatatatatatatatatatatatatatatatatatatattttttttttttttttttttttttaagctaaaatGAAATCAAAGCAATATCATACTTaaagattattttgttttacaattgCAAGATATACTCATACTCAATTAGACGAATCTCCcaaaaagtggcaaaaaaaagcaaaacattctCTTAAAAACTAATAATGTTAATGAAAAAGATATATGGATAATTTATCTTCATCTATTcttcaaacacatttaatataaaatgcaTTTGAAAAACATTGAGAAAATTCACTAAACAGCTTTGATATGCATAAAAAATAGAATTCAAACAAAAACCTAGAGGAATTCTATAAGATGGAGAGGGGCAGGGAGTAGAGGGACAAATGAGTGGAATACTTACTTTTACCCTTTTTAGGTGAACTACTTTTGCTGGTTTGTGAAGGTGTCCTATTGTCCTGTATTTCGGCATTTCTGTCCTCCATTTCTGTTCTATGTTCCCCGATGGATGTGACTTGATCCtctgaaatgaaaagtaaaaaaataatataagctgtattaatttatttacttacttatttaAACCTATTGCTTACCCTTAGGATCTGACTCAAACTCTGCCTCTTCCTCACTGTCCAACTTCACATTCTCTGTAATTGGTTTAAAAGCACCACAACTGGatcaacattttgtcacatggcaataaccaaaataaaagcaatgcatTAAATCATTTACATAGAAATACATGCTAAAAAAAGACAAGCAGTACCTTCAGGGTCAATGGTTATGTCATCCAGGCTTTTTCCTTTAAAGTCAACAAGACGTCCCTGCTCCAGTGCCATGAGTACTTTACTGATTTTAGCAAGCTGAAGGGTGCCTTCTGGAAGCCTGTAAAACTGGCGATGAACTCTTATATCGTGACCAAGGAAATTTGCTAGCTGATCCAACTCTGTATTGCTCAGGTTCAAAATCTGAGACAGAGTTGCTGTTTGCTTGCGCAGCTTTGTTGATGTCAATGTGTCTGGTCTTTTGGCTCCACAGGTGCTAGCAAAATGCCGAAGGCAATCAGAGCCACGATAGCAACTCATTGCGAATGGTCTTGCAAATAAGTAGATGTTTTCTGTAGGTACACCACATTCCTGTCGTTTGCTGACAAGCATATCCAATGACTGCTGCATTTCTGGAGTCAGTAGGACTGGTACCTTTCTGCCCCTTTTCCCTCTTATTTCTAAtcttctaaaatgtttgcacagttttttttcaaggtCAGATAGAGCTTCTTTCAAATCATCCTGATCACTATTCGGAATCGAAGACAGATATGCGGAAAGGGACATTTTTGATACTTCCCCGGATCGGCGTCTGTTGAACAGAATCACTTGAGTCAGGGTGACTTTGGTCAGATTCATCCAGGTTTGTGAGGATACTTCTGTTGATAATTGGTTGTAAAAATGTTGCTGTTGCTCACTTAGATGTAAATGAAGAGTCTGGACATCTTTAGTAAAGGGAAGCAACTGTGGAGCATTCCACTTTGATTCCTGGAGTGTTCTCAGAGATGCAGCTGACACAAACTCATTCCATCTCGATTCATAAACATTTCGGAATGCACGAGCATCTTTAGCTGCACTGTAATTCTTCTGCACATTTGCACGACTTTCAACCAGCTGTGAAATTTTTGTCAAGCTGTATCCAATCTTCAACGCTAAACTAgggcacctgtaggtgtttgtttCAACCGTAAAACCTGCTAGGGATTTTACAGATTCCACAACCAGCATAAAATTTGCAGGTTTAATGTGTTCTTCAATCGTCGTCATGGGGGTAATTTTCTTTGAATGTATCAAAAGTCTTCCAAGTTCTCTCATCTTTTGACGAATGTACTCATGTTTTGTGGGATCATAACCCAGTCTATTGTAAAGATGCTGTCCATATTCAATGATGAGTTCATCAGATTTTACAGCAGAGTACACCTCATCCTGAATCATGGAGTTCAACAACTTCCAGAACTCTGTCTTCACTCCTGGGGGAGGGGGAACAGCAAATGCACAGAGCGCCTGAACTCGTGTTTTGCCAGGTTTCTTGACAACATTGGGCTTGAACTTGCAGATTGTCATGTGCCTCCAGAGGACTTTTTTTGTGAATAATCCTTGGCAATAGGTGCAGTGGAGATAATTTTGTGATTCAGATGTTTCCCTTGGTTGCTTGCGTGGAACCAGTCTTCCAGTGCCACTATTAAGCACCTCAACATTGTGTGCAAAGTTGCCTCTGTTTCTCAAATGTTCGAGGTGTAACCTTCTTTCCCTGGAGCCTTTGGGAAAAGCTATGGCTTGTGCAACTTCAGGTTTGTTTGTAATGAGCACGCTCCAAATGCCTGGAAATTTTTATGTATCCCTGTTTACAGTACAAACAGTACtgctttttgttgtaaatacGTGACCCATCCTGACTTTTTGAAACAGCAGGTATGACAGGAGAAACTTTAGGACATCTATCATCTGCAACTGAAGAGTAAGATACACCATCATCTTCTGCAACAGGTGTTGATGTGGCAGAGCTGTCGTCTTCACTTGAACGTCCAATTTGATCAGCTGACTGAGCCTCACCAATGCATTTAGTGCGACAGAGTGAAGGACTAAAACGTCGCCTTTTGGATTTATGaaatttttcatgcttttttgtTGGTGAACGTCCCCTGTGAAGTCCCCTCTCCGTACATTTATCTTTACTGTTCTCCTTCATCACAGGGGGAGGTGAAACTGCaactttcttaaaatgacagagGAGGAGTCTTTTCTGATCGTCAGTTTCCATAATTTCGCTTGTGTCAGTATCTTCAGAGTATTCCTCACTACTTTTAGGAACATATTCTTCTCCACTCTCATTTGATGAAGGGTCAAATAGGTCATCGGACTCCAAATTATCAAGTTTGTTcatctagaaaaaaaatattccagaaggaaaataaatctcAAATGGCCATTCTGGGTTTTTTTAAGTTCATGATTACTAAATAGTGTAACTTACCACAATGCTTTTGGTCCTTCTTAACTTAGGGATGAGCAAATGGTCTTCATCAGAAGAGCTAGTATCAGGTGAAGACCTTGAATGATGTTtctagaataaaaaagaaaattgaggagtaagtgaaattatttaacaaggataaaaaaaaaaagtccacagtCAACACAACAATCTACGAGGAGGTTTTGGAAGACTGGTTCAATAAACAAGGTGTTCTTTGGGAATACTGGCAATAAAACCTGAACAAACCGGAACCTCATTAAAAAAACCTAAGAACTATTGTCCAGAGGAATATTAGAAATAATAGACCAAATTATGTAGATTACCTGAAACCTGCAATTAAAGCAACCATGACTTTACAGTGGATGTCGGTAGAACCATGTACTGATCACCTCTATGCCAGTGATGAAATATATCACACAAAAAAGACAATGACTGAGAATGAATCAAAACAGTATTGTCATGACCCTGGAATTTaagtttaaaagtgtttttatttgtcttaatAAGAGACAGAATTTAGAATTTTCAATGTCTAAAAGGAATAATAACCATTATGAGAAAAAGGGGTTAGGGGATTAGCCTCTCATTTCTGCACCACTTTCATCTGCACAGTTTATCCAAGAAGACATAAAGATTGGCCTCTAAACATCCTTGTATAATAATCCCCGATACTGAACATACATCAGGTCATAAACCAAGTGTGAACAATGCTACTgataggtggaaaaaaaaacaattaagttccaaaaaagcagaaaaaattatgataaataaaaaaactctaaCGGGTTTACTAACCCTAATACAAACGACCAACTACTCAACAACCTAAAACCATTGACTAATCAAAAGAGATAAAGCTGATGACTAGCTTGGTGCATTGTTGATTAAtcgctgctgtcatgttcaactatgaagcaggttcagtttaccaatgatctgttatttacatagcctctcattcctacaccacattgacctttactaagtttacccaataaaaaaacacaggattgccttctaaacatctttgtataacagtccctgatacagtgcatacatcagataataagccaggtgtgaaccatgctactgataagtggaagcaaacgctatagttccataaaggcagaataaatgatgattaaaaaaccctcaaacggggtcctcacttgtactgtaaaccagaaaaatgtgtgttatcacaaaccagccattaactgtgtacagactacagctgctatagtccccacaatgacatttgaccagattagtgtgtgttactaggactcctgaaggaaacctgttcaatgaaggacattttttaacaatgtaaaagtactgagatgtctctgaaaaacacaagtaggactgataactggaaggcagatgaaatgacgttcaggaaaaattacctttttctcGGAGGACTTGGACGGACCTTGATCCGATGAGGCAGCATGCTCAACTTCGACAGCCTCGGTCACAGATGATTCTTTGCtagcctgtggaagaggaaaatagcctcttaatactatatttaagtgcaggtttactaacatagaggcaatctaaatgaccaactatgcgacaacctaaaaccattgactaatcaaaagtaataaagctgatgactagcttggtgcat contains:
- the LOC118567199 gene encoding uncharacterized protein LOC118567199 isoform X2, whose protein sequence is MNLTKVTLTQVILFNRRRSGEVSKMSLSAYLSSIPNSDQDDLKEALSDLEKKLCKHFRRLEIRGKRGRKVPVLLTPEMQQSLDMLVSKRQECGVPTENIYLFARPFAMSCYRGSDCLRHFASTCGAKRPDTLTSTKLRKQTATLSQILNLSNTELDQLANFLGHDIRVHRQFYRLPEGTLQLAKISKVLMALEQGRLVDFKGKSLDDITIDPEENVKLDSEEEAEFESDPKEDQVTSIGEHRTEMEDRNAEIQDNRTPSQTSKSSSPKKGRQPSKRRTWEKAEILAVEKHLMPFINTCRVPGKTDCEMCLKQEPVALRHRNWLAIKFYVKNRITALKNKV
- the LOC118567199 gene encoding uncharacterized protein LOC118567199 isoform X1, whose protein sequence is MNLTKVTLTQVILFNRRRSGEVSKMSLSAYLSSIPNSDQDDLKEALSDLEKKLCKHFRRLEIRGKRGRKVPVLLTPEMQQSLDMLVSKRQECGVPTENIYLFARPFAMSCYRGSDCLRHFASTCGAKRPDTLTSTKLRKQTATLSQILNLSNTELDQLANFLGHDIRVHRQFYRLPEGTLQLAKISKVLMALEQGRLVDFKGKSLDDITIDPEENVKLDSEEEAEFESDPKEDQVTSIGEHRTEMEDRNAEIQDNRTPSQTSKSSSPKKGKSRQPSKRRTWEKAEILAVEKHLMPFINTCRVPGKTDCEMCLKQEPVALRHRNWLAIKFYVKNRITALKNKV